From the Pomacea canaliculata isolate SZHN2017 linkage group LG14, ASM307304v1, whole genome shotgun sequence genome, one window contains:
- the LOC112555128 gene encoding calcium-binding protein P-like isoform X2 — protein MAGKQDMPPPYTQGAPGGYPPQQGGYPPQQAGYPPQQAGYPPPQAGYPPPQGYYPPQQQGYMGQTTSNNVVVVNSGQPAVQTVVVERRGVNHVLHFIISLFFWPWIIVWIILCIVEGC, from the exons ATGGCAGGGAAGCAGGATATGCCACCTCCCTACACCCAGGGGGCACCTGGCGGTTACCCCCCACAACAGGGTGGATATCCCCCACAGCAGGCTGGGTATCCTCCTCAACAGGCTGGATATCCCCCGCCCCAGGCAGGATATCCTCCACCTCAAGGATATTATCCTCCTCAGCAACAAGGCTACATGGGACAA aCAACAAGCAACAACGTGGTGGTAGTGAACTCCGGACAGCCAGCAGTCCAAACTGTCGTCGTTGAGAG GCGCGGGGTCAACCACGTGCTACACTTCATCATCTCGCTCTTCTTCTGGCCCTGGATCATCGTCTGGATCATCCTT tgtaTTGTTGAAGGATGCTAG
- the LOC112555128 gene encoding annexin A7-like isoform X1, with product MAGKQDMPPPYTQGAPGGYPPQQGGYPPQQAGYPPQQAGYPPPQAGYPPPQGYYPPQQQGYMGQAPVYYPPQPVIAAPAMQSTTSNNVVVVNSGQPAVQTVVVERRGVNHVLHFIISLFFWPWIIVWIILCIVEGC from the exons ATGGCAGGGAAGCAGGATATGCCACCTCCCTACACCCAGGGGGCACCTGGCGGTTACCCCCCACAACAGGGTGGATATCCCCCACAGCAGGCTGGGTATCCTCCTCAACAGGCTGGATATCCCCCGCCCCAGGCAGGATATCCTCCACCTCAAGGATATTATCCTCCTCAGCAACAAGGCTACATGGGACAA GCTCCAGTCTACTATCCACCCCAGCCAGTCATCGCCGCGCCTGCTATGCAATCC aCAACAAGCAACAACGTGGTGGTAGTGAACTCCGGACAGCCAGCAGTCCAAACTGTCGTCGTTGAGAG GCGCGGGGTCAACCACGTGCTACACTTCATCATCTCGCTCTTCTTCTGGCCCTGGATCATCGTCTGGATCATCCTT tgtaTTGTTGAAGGATGCTAG
- the LOC112554787 gene encoding protein FAM151A-like: MRRYNRTRVVVFNAPSAAMWGRPITSRRQFQAALYGLIALTVFGFCLAFYVTTSHTDQRRDQTPQLSWLDLTWEAGLDHQTAGHTEDGLDITWYSELHTRARLQSALATMNAKVMFEGNVRVHLLVLPDPVEELLMTSSNEVVGDISLEEWLDMVIASGKGGIKLNFKDADGFEQALTLLADRAAGLRETPVWVTVSVASGPGGSGEGMMDAGWYTRIIDRTFPQAQLVFGWTYPCCEASGDSSFGRGNMETMLSVCRSLNRPVVISAPAVKAASAWQHFRWLLERSEKLRLLLWSPQNDSSWTNSSVYDLLIIRNDWSKRRIFYDLPEERLQEFRQVASTAGSPLVYFDVLDMDAGKVTWDHSANSMSHLSRALRGEAMMLEADVALQGQGTPNQTDLPVMTHRSPLTTSNFTLSQWLDLVLTSKKGIKLDFKSTEVIVPALKVLREKRAHLQRPVWINGDILRGPNGLHDPMRTDHLLHSINAIFPEVTVSLGWTSGWTYGHDNEAYSWEMVERMEKNARKVHQPVTFAVRAVLARRSWEKFDWLLRQSRRYTVTLWAPVTSHDKIMKSDMDYVRQQSERGRVYFDIPQDVMPSLH, from the exons atgAGGCGCTACAACCGAACTCGTGTTGTGGTGTTCAACGCACCGTCCGCCGCCATGTGGGGGCGCCCCATcaccagcagacgacagtttcaAGCCGCGCTGTATGGTCTGATTGCCTTGACTGTCTTTGGCTTCTGTCTGGCCTTCTACGTCACTACGTCACACACTGACCAACGTAGAG ACCAAACACCTCAACTTTCTTGGCTCGACTTAACCTGGGAAGCAGGCCTTGACCACCAAACGGCTGGCCACACCGAGGACGGCTTAGACATCACGTGGTACAGTGAACTTCACACTCGAGCACGCCTGCAATCAGCCCTGGCAACGATGA ACGCCAAGGTGATGTTTGAGGGCAACGTCAGGGTTCACTTGTTAGTTCTGCCTGACCCCGTGGAGGAGCTGTTAATGACGTCATCAAATGAGGTCGTTGGAGACATCAGCCTAGAGGAGTGGCTGGACATGGTCATAGCTTCTGGCAAAGGTGGCATCAAGCTCAACTTCAAG GACGCTGACGGCTTTGAGCAGGCGCTGACATTGCTGGCAGACAGGGCGGCGGGACTGAGAGAAACACCTGTGTGGGTGACCGTGTCCGTTGCTAGTGGTCCAGGTGGTTCTGGAGAAGGCATGATGGACGCTGGATG GTACACGCGGATCATCGATAGAACATTTCCACAGGCGCAGCTGGTCTTCGGGTGGACGTACCCGTGTTGTGAAGCGTCAGGTGACAGTAGCTTTGGCCGCGGCAACATGGAGACCATGCTCAGCGTTTGTCGGAGTCTTAACCGG ccTGTTGTCATCAGTGCCCCAGCAGTTAAAGCTGCTTCCGCATGGCAGCATTTCCGCTGGCTTCTAGAACGTTCGGAGAAGCTGCGTCTGCTGCTGTGGTCACCACAGAACGACAGCTCGTGGACAAACAGCAGTGTGTACGACTTGCTCATCATCAG GAACGACTGGAGTAAGAGAAGGATTTTCTATGACCTGCCGGAGGAGCGTCTGCAGGAGTTTCGCCAGGTGGCGTCCACAGCCGGGAGTCCTCTGGTGTATTTCGACGTCCTCGATATGGATGCTGGGAAGGTCACGTGGGACCACAGTGCCAACAGCATGAGCCACCTTTCCCGTGCCCTGCGTG GCGAAGCCATGATGCTCGAAGCTGATGTTGCCCTCCAAGGACAGGGCACTCCCAACCAGACGGACCTTCCGGTGATGACGCACCGTTCTCCACTGACCACCAGCAACTTCACGCTCAGCCAGTGGCTGGACCTGGTCCTGACCTCAAAGAAAGGCATCAAGCTAGACTTCAAAAGCACCGAGGTGATCGTACCTGCCCTGAAAGTCCTGCGGGAAAAGAGAGCTCATCTGCAACGCCCCGTGTGGATCAACGGCGACATCTTGCGGGGACCAAACGGCCTGCATGACCCCATGAGGACTGACCACTTGCTGCATTCTATCAACGCCATCTTCCCGGAAGTGACGGTCTCCTTGGGCTGGACTTCCGGTTGGACTTACGGGCATGACAACGAGGCGTATTCGTGGGAGATGGTGGAGAGGATGGAGAAAAACGCACGCAAAGTTCATCAGCCGGTGACGTTTGCTGTGCGAGCG GTTCTTGCGCGCCGATCGTGGGAGAAATTTGATTGGCTGTTACGCCAGTCCCGCCGATACACCGTCACACTGTGGgccccagtgacgtcacacgacAAAATAATGAAGTCAGATATGGACTACGTCCGGCAGCAGTCAGAGAGAGGCCGTGTGTATTTTGACATTCCCCAAGATGTCATGCCCAGTCTTCACTAA
- the LOC112554788 gene encoding ras-related C3 botulinum toxin substrate 2-like — protein sequence MTDMAQGRPIKCVVVGDGTVGKTCMLISYTTDSFPGEYVPTVFDNYTANMMVDGIPVSLGLWDTAGQEDYDRLRPLSYPQTDVFLICFSVVSPSSYENVHTKWNPEIKHHCPDAPVIVVGTKIDLRENKEAIGLLAAQGLSPVKREQGIKLANKVRAVKYMECSALTQRGLKQVFDEAVRAVLQPQPVRRPKHSCRLL from the exons ATGACGGACATGGCACAAGGGCGTCCTATAAAATGTGTTGTTGTGGGAGACGGAACCGTGGGCAAAACCTGCATGCTCATTTCCTACACAACAGACAGCTTTCCTGGTGAATATGTGCCCACAGT CTTTGACAACTATACAGCCAACATGATGGTGGATGGCATACCCGTCAGCCTTGGGTTGTGGGACACTGCTGGACAAGAAGACTATGACAGACTGCGGCCTTTGTCTTACCCTCAG actgATGTTTTTCTAATCTGCTTTAGTGTTGTGAGCCCATCATCTTATGAGAATGTCCACACCAAGTGGAACCCTGAAATTAAGCATCACTGTCCAGATGCACCTGTTATAGTTGTAG GTACAAAAATTGACTTGCGGGAAAATAAGGAAGCCATAGGATTACTGGCAGCACAGGGTCTCTCTCCTGTTAAAAGAGAGCAAGGGATCAAGTTAGCTAATAAAGTTCGGGCGGTGAAGTACATGGAATGCTCTGCCCTTACTCAGCGTGGTCTTAAGCAG GTGTTTGATGAGGCAGTGAGAGCAGTGTTGCAGCCACAGCCAGTCAGGCGACCCAAGCATTCTTGTAGGCTTCTCTGA